Part of the Prosthecobacter sp. genome, CCACTTCCTCGCGTGCGATGGGTGATGATGGCATGGGCAATTATCTCGTGGTGCTCACGCTGGCCGATGTCGATTACGTCTGCGATTACATCCGCCACGGTGGTGATCGTGAGGCTTTCTTGAAGCGTTTTCCGGCCGGGGCTCACTCGGACGACTTTGATCCTGATCTGCATCTCACCCGCATCGGTGTGGCGAATCAGACCACGATGCTCAAATCGGAGACCGAGGAGGTTCAGCGGCGTTTGAAGCAGGCTGTGCTGGACAGGCATGGCCCTGAGGCTGGAGTCGTCAATTTTCAGGTCTTCGACACGATTTGCGGAGCCACGCAGGAACGGCAGGACTCGCTCTTCGGTCTGCTGCGCCAGCCGCTCGATGTTTTGCTCGTCGTCGGTGGCTACAACAGCTCCAACACTACACACCTCGTTGAAATCGGCGAGCAGCAACTGCCCACGTTCTTCATCCGCACCGCCGACTGCCTCAAATCACTGGAGCAGATCGTGCATTTCGATCTCCACCTCAAGGCGGAGAAGGAAAGTTATTCCACCAAACTCGCCAGCGACGGCCCTGTGACCGTCGGCATCACCGCCGGGGCCTCGTGCCCGAACAATCTCATCGAAGACACCGTGCTTCGCGTGTTCAAACTGCGCGGTGTTGATGAAGCCACCGTGCGCGCCGCCTTGAATTGACATGCATCTCACGCCGACCATCGAAACTCGCGAGGAAGTGATGTTTTTCGACACTGACTGCGGTGGCGTCGTCCACAACATTGCCTACCTGCGCATGATCGAGACCGCGCGCACACGTCTTGCCGGCTTGATGGGCATGAAGTTGCGTGAAATGGCGCAGACTCATTTGTATCCCGTCGTGGTGCGCACGGAGATCGACTACAAGAAGCCAGCGAAGCTCGGTGATGAATTGATCATCCACGGCAAGCTCGAAACCGTCGAGCGAGTGCGTTTCTGGTGCTCGTTTGAAATGCGTCGAGCTGAGGACAACGCTCTGCTCATCACCTGCCGCCAGTCCTTGGCCCTCGTGCAGATGCCCGAAGGCAGGCCTTCACGTCTTCCAGAAGACTGGAAGGTGAAGTATGCGCATCTGCTCAAATCGAAGCAGGAGCCGGTTTAACTCCGTCCGCTGACGCCCGCTGGTTTCTTGGGCTTCTTTTCTGCCTTGGGCTTCGCCTCACGCGGCGGGAACTCCCAGCTCATGATGCGCTTCTCACCCGGCGTGCAGACGAGGAAGGTGCTGAAGGGGCGGCCACGTTTGGAGATCATGCCGGCGATCAGCGAGGTCTTGCCATCAGCGAAAAATTCGCGGGCGTTCTCTGGCGTGATGTCTTTCTGGCAGAGCTTCTTCGGCAGGCGGGCGTTGCACTTGGAGGAGTCCGTGGCGTTGATTTTGCACTGATACCCATCCGCCGTTTCGTGGATTTTTTCACCCGCGCGGCCCTTCTTGGCACAGACCGGGCAGTCGCAGATGACCGGGCATTCATCCCAGTTGATGCTGTCAGGATCGGTGCCGTCGCCAAAGACGAAGGCAACTTTCATGTCGTCCTTGATCTGCAGCGCGGCGCTGAAATCCTTGCCCTTCTTGCTGCGGAAGCCTTCCAGCGGACCGATGAAACGTTTTTCGATCAGCGTGCGGATTTCATCCTCGCTAAGCGGACGGCTGGCGACGGCCTTGAAAACGCGAACTTTGCACTTGGGGTTTTTGCAGCCGTAAAACTCCTCAGTCTGCTTGTAACCTTCCGTGCTGCCACAGACGCCGCAGGTGGC contains:
- a CDS encoding thioesterase family protein; the protein is MHLTPTIETREEVMFFDTDCGGVVHNIAYLRMIETARTRLAGLMGMKLREMAQTHLYPVVVRTEIDYKKPAKLGDELIIHGKLETVERVRFWCSFEMRRAEDNALLITCRQSLALVQMPEGRPSRLPEDWKVKYAHLLKSKQEPV
- a CDS encoding 4-hydroxy-3-methylbut-2-enyl diphosphate reductase, with product MSAPAPSPAARRVNVRTPEVMERVQAEVETHYRSHIVEKIRARGSMLTVGNTTIRLARDFGFCYGVERAIDLAYAARKVFADRRVFLLGEIIHNQEVNRQLTEMGVVSIPNSEHEAMVATMTNEDVVIVPAFGAETRLMKLIGDRGCMVVDTTCGDVMSVWKRVRQYAKTGFTSIIHGKASHEETRATSSRAMGDDGMGNYLVVLTLADVDYVCDYIRHGGDREAFLKRFPAGAHSDDFDPDLHLTRIGVANQTTMLKSETEEVQRRLKQAVLDRHGPEAGVVNFQVFDTICGATQERQDSLFGLLRQPLDVLLVVGGYNSSNTTHLVEIGEQQLPTFFIRTADCLKSLEQIVHFDLHLKAEKESYSTKLASDGPVTVGITAGASCPNNLIEDTVLRVFKLRGVDEATVRAALN